The Streptococcus mitis region AAACTCAATGCTCTACAAAATGTAGAATTACCCTTGATTTATGCAGGAGTTTCGGCTTCAAAACGGCGCAAGTTAGCTGAGGAATATCTAGATAAGGTTGAATTGACAGAACGAAGTCACCATTTGCCTTCTGAATTATCTGGTGGTCAAAAGCAACGTGTGGCTATTGCGCGTGCCTTGGTAAACAATCCTTCTATTATCCTAGCGGACGAACCGACAGGAGCCTTGGATACCAAAACAGGTAACCAAATCATGCAACTTTTGGTTGAACTAAATAAAGAAGGAAAAACCATTATCATGGTAACACATGAGCCTGAAATCGCTGCTTATGCTAAACGCCAGATTGTCATTCGAGATGGAGTTATTTCATCTGATAGTGCACAGTTAGAAAAGGAGGAAAACTAAGATGCAGAATCTGAAATTTGCCTTTTCATCTATCATGGCTCACAAGATGCGCTCTTTTCTCACTATGATTGGGATTATCATTGGTGTTTCATCAGTTGTTGTGATTATGGCTCTGGGAGATTCCATGTCTCGTCAGATCAATAAAAATATGACCAAGTCACAGAAGAATATCCATGTCTTTTTCTCACCTATCAAAAGCAAAGATGGTTCTTTTACCCAAAAGCAATCAGCATTGACAGTTTCTGGGAAAGAAGAGGAGGTTCATGTTGAACCACCAAAACCACAAGAATCCTGGGTCAGGGAGGCGGCTAAACTGAAGGGGGTGGACAGTTATTATGTAACCAACTCAACAAATATCACCCTGTCTTATAAAGATAAAAAAGTGGAGCGCGCTAGCTTGACAGGTGGGAATATTACCTACATGAAGGCAGTTGAAAATGAAATTGTTGCAGGCCGCAGTCTCATAGCTCAGGATTATAAAGATGTGGCCAGTGTCATTTTACTAGACCAAGAACTTGCTAATAGCCTGTTTGGATCTGCTCAAGAAGCTGTTAACCAGGTTATAGATGTTGGTGGCTTTAGCTATCGTGTTATTGGTGTTTATACCAGCGATGAGGCCAAGACTGCCAAGACATTTGGTATTGGTGGACTTCCAATTACGACTAATATTTCTCTTGCCAATAACTTCAATATGGATGAAATTTCTGATATTGTCTTCCGTGTCAATGATACCAGTTTGACACCAACAGTGGGACCAGAATTAGCTAGAAAATTGACCGAGATTGCTGGTCTTCAGCAAGGGGAGTATCAGGTGGCAGATGCGACTGCAGCCTTCCAAGAAGTACAACAACTGTTCGGCTTTATAACTACGATTATTAGTGCCATTGCAGGAATTTCACTTTTTGTTGGAGGGACTGGTGTTATGAACATCATGCTGGTTTCGGTGACAGAGCGTACCCGTGAGATTGGTCTCCGTAAGGCTTTGGGTGCAACACGTGCTAATATTTTAATCCAGTTTTTGATTGAATCCATGATTTTGACCTTGCTTGGTGGAGTCATTGGTTTAACCATTGCGACAGGCTTAACAGCTATAGCTGGTCTACTCTTGCAAGGATTGATAGCTGGTATAGAAGTAGGAGTATCAATCCCAGTTGCTCTATTTAGTCTTGCAGTTTCGGCTAGCGTGGGTATGATTTTTGGAGTTTTGCCAGCCAACAAGGCATCGAAACTTGATCCAATTGAAGCCCTTCGTTATGAATAAGATAAACAAGATGGACACTCGTCTATCTTGTTTTTATATAGATTTCCCTATCGAAAATCCTTAAAAATGTGATATAATGAAGTGTTAGAAAAACAGGTTTCATTTGCCTGGAAAGGAAAAATTATGTCTGAAAAGAATTTTTATATTACAACGCCGATTTACTATCCATCTGGTAAACTTCATATCGGTTCTGCCTACACAACTATTGCCTGTGATGTCCTAGCCCGTTACAAACGCCTGATGGGTTACGATGTCTTTTATCTGACAGGTCTTGATGAGCACGGTCAGAAAATCCAGCAGAAAGCAGAAGAAGCTGGTATCACACCTCAAGCTTATGTTGATGGGATGGCAGTTGGAGTCAAAGAACTCTGGCAATTACTAGATATCTCATACGATAAATTTATCCGTACAACGGATGACTACCATGAAAAAGTTGTCGCACAAGTCTTTGAACGCTTGCTGGCTCAAGATGACATCTATTTGGGTGAATATTCTGGTTGGTATTCAGTTTCAGATGAGGAATTCTTTACAGAAAGCCAGCTTGCAGAAGTTTTCCGTGACGAAGCTGGAAATGTAACCGGAGGAATCGCTCCGTCAGGACACGAAGTGGAATGGGTATCTGAAGAGTCTTATTTCCTTCGTCTTAGCAAGTACCAAGATCGTTTGGTCGAATTTTTCAAGTCCCATCCTGAATTTATCACGCCAGATGGTCGCCTGAATGAAATGCTTCGCAACTTCATCGAGCCAGGTTTAGAGGATTTGGCAGTTTCTCGTACAACCTTTACATGGGGTGTGCCAGTGCCATCTAATCCAAAACACGTTGTCTATGTTTGGTTTGATGCTCTACTCAACTATGTGACAGCTCTTGGCTACGATCAAGACGAACACGCTAACTTTGACAAGTTCTGGAACGGAACAGTCTTACATATGGTTGGAAAAGACATCCTTCGTTTTCACTCAATCTACTGGCCAATCCTTCTTATGATGTTGGATATCAAATTGCCAGAACGTTTGATTGGTCATGGTTGGTTTGTCATGAAAGACGGCAAGATGTCTAAATCTAAAGGGAATGTTGTCTATCCTGAAATGTTGATAGAGCGTTTTGGACTAGATCCACTTCGTTACTATCTCATGCGTAGCCTTCCTGTTGGTTCAGACGGAACCTTCACTCCAGAGGACTATGTAGGACGTATCAACTATGAATTGGCCAATGACCTCGGAAACCTCCTCAACCGTACGGTTTCAATGATTAACAAGTACTTTGATGGTCAAATCCCTGCCTATGTAGAAGGTGTAACAGACTTTGACAATGCTCTTGCTCAAGTAGCTGCTGAATCAATTGCTGACTACCATACACACATGGAAGCAGTTGACTACCCACGTGCCCTTGAAGCAGTCTGGACTCTGATCTCTCGTACCAATAAATACATCGATGAGACAGCTCCATGGGTCTTGGCAAAGGATGAAGCACTCCGCGATCAATTGGCAAGTGTCATGAGTCATTTGGCAGCCAGTCTGCGTGTTGTAGCTCACTTGATTGAGCCATTTATGATGGAAACCAGTCGCGCGGTCTTGACTCAACTTGGCTTGGAAGAAGTAGCAAGCCTTGAGAACTTGAAATTGGCTGATTTCCCTGCAGATGTGACTGTAGTTGCTAAGGGAACACCAATCTTCCCACGTCTGGATATGGAAGAAGAAATCGCCTATATCAAGGAACAAATGGAAGGTAACAAACCAGCTGTCGAAAAAGAATGGAATCCAGATGAAGTTGAACTCAAACTAAACAAGGAAGAAATCAAGTTTGAAGACTTTGACAAGGTCGAAATCCGTGTCGCAGAAGTCAAAGAAGTTTCTAAAGTTGAAGGTTCTGATAAGCTGCTTCAATTCCGCTTGGATGCTGGGGATGGAGAAGATCGTCAAATTCTTTCAGGAATCGCAAAATACTATCCAAACGAACAAGAATTGGTCGGCAAAAAAGTTCAAATCGTTGCTAACCTCAAACCACGTAAAATGATGAAGAAATATGTCAGTCAAGGGATGATTCTCTCAGCTGAACATGATGGACAATTAACCCTTCTTACAGTTGATCCAGCTGTGCCAAACGGTAGTGTAATTGGGTAAAAATAGAGGCTCTATAATATTTGAATCTTTCTCTTTTTCCGTGGGTTTAAAAAGATAACATGGAGTGAAATATAGTCAAAAAGCCGTTGCAAAGCGGTTTTTTGTTATAATGAAGAGAAGAAGGTTAGAAATTAAAGGAGAAAAATTTGATGAGATACATAACTCTTGGTCAAGATGACAAAGAATTATCAGAAATTGTTCTCGGAATGATGAGAATAGAAGATAAGTCTGTAAAAGAAGTTGAAGAGCTTGTAGAAACAGCTCTTTTTGTTGGAATCAATGCCTTTGACTTGGCTGATATATATGGTCGTGGTCGTTGTGAAGAACTGTTAGGTCTTGTTCTAAAAAATCGTCCAGATTTAAGAAAAGAGATGTGGATTCAGTCCAAATGTGGCATTCGCATTGAAGAATTTACCTATTTTGATTTTTCTAAGGACTATATTATAAAATCAGTTGACGGAATTTTGCAAAGATTGAAGATTGATCATCTAGATAGCTTGCTTCTTCATCGACCAGATGCTTTGATGGAATCTGACCAAGTAGCAGAAGCCTTTGATCTTCTTTATAAACAAGGTAAAGTTCGAGATTTTGGAGTTTCTAATCAAAATCCTATGATGATGGAGTTACTTAAAAAAGATGTCAAGCAGCCGTTAGCTGTTAATCAGCTACAATTGAGTGCGGCTTTTACTCCAGGATTAGAA contains the following coding sequences:
- a CDS encoding ABC transporter ATP-binding protein, whose amino-acid sequence is MKQLISLKNICRSYRNGDQELQVLKNINLEVNEGEFVAIMGPSGSGKSTLMNTIGMLDTPTSGEYYLEGQEVAGLGEKQLAKVRNQQIGFVFQQFFLLSKLNALQNVELPLIYAGVSASKRRKLAEEYLDKVELTERSHHLPSELSGGQKQRVAIARALVNNPSIILADEPTGALDTKTGNQIMQLLVELNKEGKTIIMVTHEPEIAAYAKRQIVIRDGVISSDSAQLEKEEN
- a CDS encoding ABC transporter permease, producing MQNLKFAFSSIMAHKMRSFLTMIGIIIGVSSVVVIMALGDSMSRQINKNMTKSQKNIHVFFSPIKSKDGSFTQKQSALTVSGKEEEVHVEPPKPQESWVREAAKLKGVDSYYVTNSTNITLSYKDKKVERASLTGGNITYMKAVENEIVAGRSLIAQDYKDVASVILLDQELANSLFGSAQEAVNQVIDVGGFSYRVIGVYTSDEAKTAKTFGIGGLPITTNISLANNFNMDEISDIVFRVNDTSLTPTVGPELARKLTEIAGLQQGEYQVADATAAFQEVQQLFGFITTIISAIAGISLFVGGTGVMNIMLVSVTERTREIGLRKALGATRANILIQFLIESMILTLLGGVIGLTIATGLTAIAGLLLQGLIAGIEVGVSIPVALFSLAVSASVGMIFGVLPANKASKLDPIEALRYE
- the metG gene encoding methionine--tRNA ligase, with the translated sequence MSEKNFYITTPIYYPSGKLHIGSAYTTIACDVLARYKRLMGYDVFYLTGLDEHGQKIQQKAEEAGITPQAYVDGMAVGVKELWQLLDISYDKFIRTTDDYHEKVVAQVFERLLAQDDIYLGEYSGWYSVSDEEFFTESQLAEVFRDEAGNVTGGIAPSGHEVEWVSEESYFLRLSKYQDRLVEFFKSHPEFITPDGRLNEMLRNFIEPGLEDLAVSRTTFTWGVPVPSNPKHVVYVWFDALLNYVTALGYDQDEHANFDKFWNGTVLHMVGKDILRFHSIYWPILLMMLDIKLPERLIGHGWFVMKDGKMSKSKGNVVYPEMLIERFGLDPLRYYLMRSLPVGSDGTFTPEDYVGRINYELANDLGNLLNRTVSMINKYFDGQIPAYVEGVTDFDNALAQVAAESIADYHTHMEAVDYPRALEAVWTLISRTNKYIDETAPWVLAKDEALRDQLASVMSHLAASLRVVAHLIEPFMMETSRAVLTQLGLEEVASLENLKLADFPADVTVVAKGTPIFPRLDMEEEIAYIKEQMEGNKPAVEKEWNPDEVELKLNKEEIKFEDFDKVEIRVAEVKEVSKVEGSDKLLQFRLDAGDGEDRQILSGIAKYYPNEQELVGKKVQIVANLKPRKMMKKYVSQGMILSAEHDGQLTLLTVDPAVPNGSVIG
- a CDS encoding aldo/keto reductase, with product MRYITLGQDDKELSEIVLGMMRIEDKSVKEVEELVETALFVGINAFDLADIYGRGRCEELLGLVLKNRPDLRKEMWIQSKCGIRIEEFTYFDFSKDYIIKSVDGILQRLKIDHLDSLLLHRPDALMESDQVAEAFDLLYKQGKVRDFGVSNQNPMMMELLKKDVKQPLAVNQLQLSAAFTPGLESGFHVNMEGSQAAMRDGSIFEYCKLHDVVIQAWSVLQFGYFKGNFVGNEKFQALNQVLDRLAIKYGVTPSTIAISWILRYPAKMQAVVGTTNPKHLREVSQATNFSLTRKEWYEIYLAAGNNLP